From the genome of Terriglobales bacterium:
CAGCGAGGATTTGTCGAAGAGCTGGATTGGCGCTCCCGATCCTAGGCCCCTCCAGTTTCCTTCGCGCCCTGCGTGCGACCTTCGTGTCCTTTGTGTGCTGCTTTTGATACAGCGGCACGACCGCGCTGGCAACCCACGCTGAGTTATCCTTTTCCGCCCATGCGACCTGCTTACAAATGGATTGTGCTGCTCTTGCTGACGACGGTGGTCGCCGCGCAAGCGCGTCCACGTGCGCGCGAGGCGGGAGTGGTGGTTGGGATATTGCCGCCGGGTCCGCTGAACGCGATCACCGATGTGCCCGGCGTGCTGGTGGGGCACGCGACCCTGGTCCGCGGGGAAAACGTCCGCACCGGAGTGACGGCGATCCTGCCCCACGGCGGCAACCTGTTTCGCGAAAAGACGCCCGGCGCGGTGTTCGTCGGGAACGCCTTCGGGAAGCTGATGGGCTCGACGCAGGTGGAGGAGCTGGGCGAGATCGAGACGCCCATCCTGCTGACGTCGACGCTGAACGGGCCGCGCGTCGGCGATGCGCTGATTGACTACATGCTGGCCCTGCCCGGGAACGAGGACGTGAGGAGCATCAATCCGCTGGTGGGCGAGACCAACGATGGATATCTGAACGACATTCGCTCGCGCCCGGTGGGGCGCGAAGACGTGTTCGCGGCGATCAAGGGCGCCAAGCCCGGGCCGGTGGAGGAGGGCGCGGTCGGCGCCGGGACTGGCACGGTCGCCTTCGGGTGGAAGGGCGGGATTGGAACTGCGTCGCGGAAGCTGCCGGAGAAGCTTGGCGGCTGGACGGTGGGCGTGCTGGTGCAAACGAATTTCGGCGGCGTACTCACGATCAATGGCGCGCCCGTGGGGCGGGAGCTGGGGAAGTATTACCTCATGGATGAATTTAGCAGTCGATTGCCGAATTGCGGAAGCGCCGAATTGCCGAATTGCAAACCCGCCAATGCCCGCGCCACCTCCAATTCGGCAATCCCGCAGTTGGGCAATGCCGCACTTGCCGACGGGTCGTGCATGATTGTCGTCGCCACGAACGCGCCGCTGGATGCGCGCAACCTGAAGCGGCTGGCGGCCCGCGCGATCATGGGCATGGCGCGGACGGGAGCGGCGGGATCGAACGGGTCGGGCGACTACGTGATCGCCTTCAGCACGGCGGCGCAGGCGCGCATTCGAGCAGGCGCGCCCGCGGCGGCGGCGCTGGTCAGCAACGACGGCATGTCGCCGCTGTTCCTGGCCGCGATTGAGGCGACCGAAGAGGCGATCTACAACTCGCTGTTCCGCGCGACGACGGTGACCGGCAACGGCCACACGGTGGAGGCGCTGCCCCTGGAGAAGACAATCGAGATTCTGCGGGAGCATCGGGCGCTTGCGAAGTGATTGATTTCGCGAACGTAGGCGCTGTCTACATGGGCGAGCACACAACAGCCTAAAATCAATAACAACTGCTTGAAGTCACGCGCCCAAATCCGCCGCTACTACCACAGGCTTTCCCGCGCCTGGGGGCCGCAGCACTGGTGGCCGGCCGGGTCGCGGTTCGAAGTGATCGTGGGCGCGTACCTCACGCAGAACACGGCGTGGACCAACGTCGAGCGTGCCATGGCCAACCTGCGGCGCGCGCGGGTGCTGAGCCTGGCGGGGATTCGCGCGATTTCCCTGCCCCAGTTGGAGCAACTGGTGCGGCCGGCGGGATATTTTCGCCAGAAGGCGGCGCGGCTGAAGCAGTTCGTCGCGCACCTGGATGCGAACTATGGCGGGTCGCTGCGGCGGATGTGTGCAAGGCCGACGGCGGAGTTGCGCGAAGAGCTGCTGTCACTCAACGGCATTGGTCCGGAGACGGCGGACTCGATCCTGCTGTACGCGGCGAACCATCCCGTGTTCGTGGTCGACGCGTACACGCGGCGATTGGTCGTGCGCCACCGGTTGCTGCCCGAGAAGGCGAGGTACGAGGAGATACGGGCGCTGTTTGAAAGCGCTCTATCGGGCGGCCAGAGTCAAAAGCAGCACACAAGGGACACAAAGGACCACACGAAGGGCGCCAGGGAAGCCCGTGTGCCGGCTGCGCACCCACCCTCGCGCATGAGCACCGCGCGGCGGAGTGAGCTCGCGCAGCGATACAACGAAATGCATGCCCTGATCGTGCAGGTGGGAAAGCATTATTGTCACAAGCGCGGGCCGGAGTGCAGCGGGTGTCCGCTCCACCGGTTCTTGCCTAGCGACTCCGCGTTGCGTCTGCGGAAAGACTAGAAGCCATCTCA
Proteins encoded in this window:
- a CDS encoding P1 family peptidase, with translation MRPAYKWIVLLLLTTVVAAQARPRAREAGVVVGILPPGPLNAITDVPGVLVGHATLVRGENVRTGVTAILPHGGNLFREKTPGAVFVGNAFGKLMGSTQVEELGEIETPILLTSTLNGPRVGDALIDYMLALPGNEDVRSINPLVGETNDGYLNDIRSRPVGREDVFAAIKGAKPGPVEEGAVGAGTGTVAFGWKGGIGTASRKLPEKLGGWTVGVLVQTNFGGVLTINGAPVGRELGKYYLMDEFSSRLPNCGSAELPNCKPANARATSNSAIPQLGNAALADGSCMIVVATNAPLDARNLKRLAARAIMGMARTGAAGSNGSGDYVIAFSTAAQARIRAGAPAAAALVSNDGMSPLFLAAIEATEEAIYNSLFRATTVTGNGHTVEALPLEKTIEILREHRALAK
- a CDS encoding base excision DNA repair protein, which encodes MKSRAQIRRYYHRLSRAWGPQHWWPAGSRFEVIVGAYLTQNTAWTNVERAMANLRRARVLSLAGIRAISLPQLEQLVRPAGYFRQKAARLKQFVAHLDANYGGSLRRMCARPTAELREELLSLNGIGPETADSILLYAANHPVFVVDAYTRRLVVRHRLLPEKARYEEIRALFESALSGGQSQKQHTRDTKDHTKGAREARVPAAHPPSRMSTARRSELAQRYNEMHALIVQVGKHYCHKRGPECSGCPLHRFLPSDSALRLRKD